Part of the Burkholderia humptydooensis genome, CCGTCTTGTCGGTGAAGCCTGACAACGCGAGCTTCGCGTCCGGATGCGCCTTCACGTATTCGGCCGCCGCGGCGATCGCGTCCTTCGCGTCCGCCGGCAGCTCGCTCTTGCCCGTCTCGAAATAGATCGCCGCCGGCAGCGCCTGTGCCTGCGCCGGCGCGGCCGCGCCCGATGCGTCGGCCGCCGGCGCCGCCGCACCGCCGTCCGCCTGCTGCGCGTCTTCCGGCAGCTTGCCGTTGCGTGCGTCGGCCACCTGCTTCGGCTGCAGCGAGTCGCCCTTGTGGTTGCCCCACGAATTGCGTTCGTACGTGATCACCGACGCGATGTCGAGATCCGGCAGCGACGCCCACGACGGCATCGCGCCCTTGCCCTTGAGCACCTGCTCGAGATGGCCGGCGATCGGGCCGTTGACGATCTTGCCCCCGTCGAGCGCCGGGAACGCGCCGACGCCCTTGCCGTTCGGCTGGTGGCACACCGCGCAGTTCGCCTTGTAGACTTCCTCGCCGTGCGCCATCAGCTCGGCGCGCGTATACACCTTGTCCGGATCGACCGCGCCCGCGGCGAGCTTCGCCTTCTGCGCGCTCACCCACTTCGCGTAGTCGTCGTCCGACAGCACCTCGACGACGACCGGCATGTACGCGTGCTCCTTGCCGCAGAGCTCCGTGCAGAAGCCGCGGTAGGTGCCGACCTTCTCGGCCTTGAACCAGGTATCGCGCACGAAGCCCGGAATCGCATCCTGCTTGACGCCGAACGCCGGGACGTACCACGAATGGACGACGTCGTTCGCGGTCGTGATGACGCGGATCTTCTTGTTGACCGGCACGACGAGCGGGTGATCGACTTCCTGCAGGTAGGTGTCGCTGATCGGCTGCTGGCCGTTCACTTCGGCGCGCGGCGTCGACAGCGTGGACAGGAAGCTGATGCCTTCGCCCGGGCCCTTCACGTAGTCGTAGCCCCACTTCCACTGGTAACCGGTGACTTTGACCGTGAGGTCGGCGTTCGTCGTGTCCTTCATCGCGACGACGGCCTTCGTGGCGGGCAGCGCCATCAGCACGACGATGATGAACGGCACGATCGTCCAGATGATTTCGACGGTGGTGCTTTCGTGGAAATTGGCGGCCTTGTGGCCTTTCGACTTGCGGTGCGCGAAGATCGAATAGAACATCACGCCGAACACGCCGACGAAGATCGCTGTACAGAGGATCAGCATCATCGTGTGGAGGTCGTAGAGCTCCTCGGCGATCTTCGTCGCGGGCGGCTGGAGATTGATCTCGTTGACGCGGGGGCCGCCCGGGCTGTCGCCCACCGCCAGAGCGGCGCCGGACAAGAGCAGACCGCTGCATGCCAGCACGCCCGTGAGGGCTCGCTTGATTGTTTTCATAGCTTCCTTACCCAAAATTTCCATTCAAACCCTCCCCCGTCGCAAGCCGCCCGCTTCACGCCGGCCGCCTCGTTCAGCCGCAGCGCGAAAGCGACGCGCGCAGTTCGCGCGCGAACTGCGCGCGCCGGTATTGCGCGAGGTGCTGCCCGACCACGACGGACTCTCCGCGCGACACCAATGTGACGGGATCGCGCGGCGACGCACCCGGCTCGACCCGCACCCAGCGCGGATTCAATTCGATCTGCGTCAGCCGCTCCGCGCTCATCCGCTCGATGACGAGCCGGTGAGGAAACAGCCGGATGCGTTCGTAATCGACTGCATGGCGCGCGTAGATGGCAAACGCGACGCCCACCGCCAGCAACTCGACCCCGGTGAAAGGCAGCACGAGCCACGCTCCGCGCCACGACAACAGGACCGCGATCAACAGCGAAAACGCCGCGAGCGACACGTAGAACGCCACGAACTGGCGTGGAGACGCCGAGCAGTTGCGCTTCATCAGCCAGTCCGCGAGGACCGGTTCGGCGTCGTGCAACCCGTCGTGCAACCCGTTCGCTGCTTCCATCGCTGCCTCTCGCGAATGGCGTCTGATGCTTGCCCGCATCGGGCCGGCCGTCCTGTATTGTGAGGACCCCCAGGACGACAAACTGTCGCATTATAGGCGGGTTCAAAGTCATCCACAAGCAAACGGCCATCGCCCGGCGAGCCAAGCGCGACAAGCTTCCCGGCCGTTTTAGGAGGCTTTTTGCAGCGTCCCTCGGCCGTTAATTTCCGGCATAACGAAAACCCCTCTTTACCGCGTCATGAACGCTTCGGCCGCCCTTTGCCGATGTCCTGCACGCGCACGATGCCGAAGCCTTCCGCCGTCGTGCGCGGCGCCGCCTTCCATGCATGCCCGTAGATCACTTCGAACGTGAGCGGAATCGTTCCGTCGTCGCGCCGGCGCGCTTCGAGCGCGTCGTACAGCGCCGCGCGCAGGCGGCGCGACGCATGGCCCGACGCGCCGCGCTCGAACGGATACGCGCCGAGGCGGCGCACGTCGGCGAGCAGCGAATCGGCGGACTTGTACGTGACGGTCAGCGTCTCCTGGTCCATCACCGGAATCTCGAAGCCGCTCTCGACGAGCATGTCGCCGAGGTCGTGCATGTCGACGAAATCGATCACGCGCGCGACGGCGCGCGCGCCGCCCGCCGCGGCGGCCGCGTCCGCGCACGCGGCGCGCAGCTCGCGCAGCGTGTCGGGGCCGAGCGTGCTGAACATCAGCAGCCCGTCGACGCGCAGCACGCGATGCCATTCGGGGAACACGAGATCGGGACGCGCGTGCCAATGCAGCGCGAAGTTGGACCAGAGGAGATCGAACGCGCCGCTCGCGAACGGCAGCGCGGAGAAATCGGCTTGCGCGACGCGCGGCCCGCGATGGCCGAGCGCTTTCGTGAGCGTCGCCGGCAGGAACCGGCGCCAGCTCGTCTCGGCCGTGTCGCGCGCGGCCGCGCGCGCGAGCATCCCGCCCGACGCGTCGACGCCGAACACGGGCGCTTCCGGAAAGCGCGCGCGCAGCAGCGGCAGGTCGTCGCCCGTGCCGCAGCCCGCATCGAGCACGCCCGCCGGGTTCACCTTGATGTAGTCTAGGCGCTCGCGCATCCGCTGCGCAATCTCGCGCGGCAGGAACGACACGGCGTCGAACGCGGCGGCGCGGCGGTCGAAGATCCGCCGCAAGCGCCGCGGATCGTAGGCCGGACGGCCGGTTTTTGCGGAAGCTGGGGACATGT contains:
- a CDS encoding methyltransferase domain-containing protein — protein: MSPASAKTGRPAYDPRRLRRIFDRRAAAFDAVSFLPREIAQRMRERLDYIKVNPAGVLDAGCGTGDDLPLLRARFPEAPVFGVDASGGMLARAAARDTAETSWRRFLPATLTKALGHRGPRVAQADFSALPFASGAFDLLWSNFALHWHARPDLVFPEWHRVLRVDGLLMFSTLGPDTLRELRAACADAAAAAGGARAVARVIDFVDMHDLGDMLVESGFEIPVMDQETLTVTYKSADSLLADVRRLGAYPFERGASGHASRRLRAALYDALEARRRDDGTIPLTFEVIYGHAWKAAPRTTAEGFGIVRVQDIGKGRPKRS
- the coxB gene encoding cytochrome c oxidase subunit II yields the protein MEILGKEAMKTIKRALTGVLACSGLLLSGAALAVGDSPGGPRVNEINLQPPATKIAEELYDLHTMMLILCTAIFVGVFGVMFYSIFAHRKSKGHKAANFHESTTVEIIWTIVPFIIVVLMALPATKAVVAMKDTTNADLTVKVTGYQWKWGYDYVKGPGEGISFLSTLSTPRAEVNGQQPISDTYLQEVDHPLVVPVNKKIRVITTANDVVHSWYVPAFGVKQDAIPGFVRDTWFKAEKVGTYRGFCTELCGKEHAYMPVVVEVLSDDDYAKWVSAQKAKLAAGAVDPDKVYTRAELMAHGEEVYKANCAVCHQPNGKGVGAFPALDGGKIVNGPIAGHLEQVLKGKGAMPSWASLPDLDIASVITYERNSWGNHKGDSLQPKQVADARNGKLPEDAQQADGGAAAPAADASGAAAPAQAQALPAAIYFETGKSELPADAKDAIAAAAEYVKAHPDAKLALSGFTDKTGSADANAELARRRAQAVRDALKTAGVAQERIILKKPETITGGADAKEARRVEIGPAA
- a CDS encoding DUF2244 domain-containing protein; this encodes MEAANGLHDGLHDAEPVLADWLMKRNCSASPRQFVAFYVSLAAFSLLIAVLLSWRGAWLVLPFTGVELLAVGVAFAIYARHAVDYERIRLFPHRLVIERMSAERLTQIELNPRWVRVEPGASPRDPVTLVSRGESVVVGQHLAQYRRAQFARELRASLSRCG